A genomic segment from Chanos chanos chromosome 2, fChaCha1.1, whole genome shotgun sequence encodes:
- the mafa gene encoding transcription factor Maf isoform X1 translates to MASELAMSNSDLPTSPLAMEYVNDFDLMKFEVKKEPVEPDRSISQCSRLIAGGSLSSTPMSTPCSSVPPSPSFSAPSPGSGSEQKTHLEDFYWMTGYQQQLNPEALGFSPEDAVEALINSTHQLQTFDGYARGQQFAGTAGAGGTMPGEEMGSAAAVVSAVIAAAAAQNGGPHHHHHHHHSTGHHQTPGVPSNGNSGASHQHMHLDDRFTDEQLVTMSVRELNRQLRGVSKEEVIRLKQKRRTLKNRGYAQSCRYKRVQQRHVLEGEKNQLIQQVDHLKQEISRLVRERDAYKEKYEKLINNGFRENGSSSDNNPSSPEFFM, encoded by the coding sequence ATGGCATCAGAACTGGCAATGAGCAACTCCGACCTGCCCACCAGTCCCCTGGCCATGGAATATGTTAATGACTTCGATCTGATGAAGTTTGAAGTGAAAAAGGAGCCGGTGGAGCCCGATCGCAGCATCAGCCAGTGCAGCCGCCTAATCGCCGGGGGATCCTTGTCTTCCACCCCGATGAGCACGCCTTGCAGCTCAGTTCCCCCTTCTCCAAGCTTCTCGGCGCCAAGTCCGGGTTCGGGGAGCGAACAGAAGACACACTTGGAGGATTTCTACTGGATGACCGGTTACCAACAGCAGTTGAACCCGGAGGCTCTGGGCTTCAGCCCTGAAGACGCAGTTGAGGCGCTTATCAACAGCACTCACCAGCTTCAGACGTTCGATGGCTATGCTAGAGGGCAGCAGTTTGCTGGTACAGCCGGCGCAGGAGGCACCATGCCCGGGGAAGAGATGGGATCAGCTGCCGCTGTGGTCTCTGCAGTTATCGCTGCTGCAGCAGCCCAGAACGGAGgtccccaccaccaccaccatcaccaccacagCACCGGGCACCACCAAACACCCGGAGTTCCGTCCAACGGCAACTCTGGAGCAAGCCATCAACACATGCACTTGGACGACCGGTTTACGGATGAGCAGTTGGTGACCATGTCAGTGCGAGAGCTCAATCGGCAGCTACGGGGGGTCAGCAAGGAAGAAGTAATCAGGCTCAAACAAAAGAGGAGGACCCTCAAAAACAGAGGCTATGCCCAGTCCTGTCGCTATAAGCGGGTCCAGCAACGGCACGTcctggagggagagaagaaccAGCTCATTCAGCAAGTGGATCACCTCAAACAAGAGATCTCTAGGCTGGTCCGAGAGAGGGATGCATACAAAGAAAAATACGAGAAGCTCATCAACAATGGCTTCAGAGAAAATGGATCCAGCAGTGACAACAACCCCTCATCTCCAGAGTTTTTCATGTGA
- the mafa gene encoding transcription factor Maf isoform X2: MASELAMSNSDLPTSPLAMEYVNDFDLMKFELDDRFTDEQLVTMSVRELNRQLRGVSKEEVIRLKQKRRTLKNRGYAQSCRYKRVQQRHVLEGEKNQLIQQVDHLKQEISRLVRERDAYKEKYEKLINNGFRENGSSSDNNPSSPEFFM; the protein is encoded by the exons ATGGCATCAGAACTGGCAATGAGCAACTCCGACCTGCCCACCAGTCCCCTGGCCATGGAATATGTTAATGACTTCGATCTGATGAAGTTTGAA TTGGACGACCGGTTTACGGATGAGCAGTTGGTGACCATGTCAGTGCGAGAGCTCAATCGGCAGCTACGGGGGGTCAGCAAGGAAGAAGTAATCAGGCTCAAACAAAAGAGGAGGACCCTCAAAAACAGAGGCTATGCCCAGTCCTGTCGCTATAAGCGGGTCCAGCAACGGCACGTcctggagggagagaagaaccAGCTCATTCAGCAAGTGGATCACCTCAAACAAGAGATCTCTAGGCTGGTCCGAGAGAGGGATGCATACAAAGAAAAATACGAGAAGCTCATCAACAATGGCTTCAGAGAAAATGGATCCAGCAGTGACAACAACCCCTCATCTCCAGAGTTTTTCATGTGA